TGTCTCTTACAATCCATATCAAAAAATCACTTTATTATATCACATCAAAGCAACCCATTCAAGGCCCTTGTATAAGCCCCAAGCTTCCGCCTTTTGTGTCGTAAATGCACCATTGTTGTGACATGAAAAAGCTATTATGAAGATTCCTTCTTCATCCATAAGGCGCACACCATGCTCGCCTTATTATCATGCGATGTCAATGTTGCATTTTAGGAGAGTAGGTGGCAGTGGCTGCCACCAAAACCGGCTGGTGTTGTTGCAGCGCTGATGCTGGCCTGCTAACAGCAGAGCTGTTTGCGTGTTTCCGGACTTAGAGAGTGTGATTCGCACGACCAACTACCTGCTAGACTGGGTCTGTCTATTGTGTTCTCCTACAACTGCATAGTTCTCTTCCACTATAAACTTCATGCCGTCATCACAAATGTGGTCAATTGAATCTCATTAAATCGTTGTAAGatgtaaataatttatttttaaaaaaacctaCTGCTTGTAGCATTTGGGTTTCTATTTGTAGGCACAAATTTTGTTGTCTCCAACAAGAAATTCTATCCTTGCAACACAAAAAAAGATGCCAATTATATTCTGTGTAAGTTTGGCAAAAGACACAATTCTCTTGACAATCAATTAATTTGCTTGTTAGACGTTGCCTATTAAGTAAGCAATCCCTTCCAAGCCTCGACATGAAATGTTTCACCTTTGGAGGGATAGGCAATGCCCATAATTTGTTCCAATCGCCATCAACCTTCCAAGCACTTCGATCCATCATATCGGATGATTGGTTGTGAACCCATATTATAGATCAAAGTTATGATAAATTGAAGTGCAAGGTTGACGGTGATTcgttgcaaattattttcatctcAAAATATGAAAGATCAGGAGACGAGCTCGTCATTAAGTTCATCTCAAAATATTGATTAAGTCACACAAGGTGCCAAACAACAGGATTTCATATGCAACTAATGAACTTTAAAAatgcaattatttttaatttctattcaTTTGGAACAAAAATGGTCGAGGTGCTTGAGACCACAGACGGGTCTTGCAGGGATGTGGACTTTAGAGGTGAGGCAAAAGACGTGAGAGAAAGGCACCCTTGGTGTCAGCATAAGAACTTCTTTAGTGCATGACGCCATGACCTATATAAATAGGTATGTAAGATGTAAGTGCTATATGAGTCTTGACATTGCCTTGATTAAATATCACAAGGCGTAACAagtaaattaacatattttcttCATTAAAATCTCTATCCCCTAGTAGTGAACCAAACAAAAAGAGTAGAAATTTCTCCATATTTCAACCAAACACAGTATATCTCAGTGAATCTCTCCCCTCCactcatatataatatttgctCATAATTCATGAATCATAAGTATATACAGCTAATACAGTCATACAGAGAGTAGAAATttcttcaaagttcaaacactATTTGAAACTCAAGTGCCGTGATCACGAGTGCGCCcaaaaaataagttttacatTTGTATCATGTCGTGAAATGTTGGCTTCTATAACGCCTCAAAGCAATATGGCTGGCAAACACAGTCCATGGCATGGATTAGTTTCCTGCGAGGTCCCACCGCACTGGCACCCATATCCTTGAGTTTTTTCATGGTTAGATTCACAAGCTGATACTTACTTATAATTTTTCCTTGAAACATTCTCACAAACTGCTCCAGTCCAAGTGATGCCAGCCACTTGTTCAACCCACCAGCTCTTTCAAGCTTTCTCTGGAGATTTGATGCTCTCAGACCTTGATTCAAAGTTGCCAAGTTGGAGAACCTTTTTGGAGCAAGTAATGTTCTTGGCTGCTTTATAAAATTTGATGTATTCGATACTCCAACTAATCTTTGGGACTTCAAACTACTACTCAGTTGATGCGGATTTTCTGATTCTATTCTTTGATCTACCTGTGGTAGATTGACTGAAGGTGATTCCAGTAATAAGGGAGGAGGAGCTCTTCTCACAGTACGAATCTCCTTTTGGACAGCCAATGAAATGGTCTTCTCTTGTTCACTACAAGAAGGATTTTCATTAGGTGTCTCCTCGGGAAGTTCCTCATGGTTACTTGACGTTACAGGAGGCATAGGATGCTTGTGATTCGGCTCTTCATTTTCTGTTGAGGATCTTTCAGGTGCAGGAACCAGAATGATGACTCTCTGCTTTTTAACTATAATCCAATCACTATCCTCATGCTGATTATCACAAGCTGGAGAATCGACAAGGCAACCTTTACCAGGAGATTTTCCTGTGCTCTTCTTATTTGTTTTCACCATTAGCTGAAAACCTGATTGTCCATACAGAGTGAGAGCATTAAGCCACTAACAAAACTCGATGTTTCATTGGATAATAAAAGCCATGAAATCAATCAAATTCATCTAAGAATACAAACAACAATGTCCCAACGAATTGTAATCCAGTTGTAGCTTAAAACTTAATTTATCAGAACATTATGTTTCTAAGTTGATTAAATAAACTTTATATCTATGAATATTTTGTTGCTGGCTAGATTATCATTCTTTTCATGTAATTTTTCTTTAGACTGAAAAAATCTTTCTAATACATATCTTAAGATTTGTTGCATGTCATTTTACACCTGCACCTTCCGGGCAAAAACCACAAATTTCATCCATGAATTTACAACCTACAATACCGAATTCACTTGATTGCAGAACTTTCTGCAAAAATGTGGAATTTGAAAATCTCGCAACAATGCctgatgacaaaaaaaaatgaataccGATTTCAGCTATAAACTATGATATCTATCTATGCAATTAAAAGCAACAATCAATCTAATCCTTATTTTTCTAGTTTTCTCATATTGTGAATCGCAATCGTGTTCTGGAATGGCTATCGCGGATGCCGCTAATAGCGATGAAATCGCATCggaaaaatttaaaaggaaGAAAGAATTACCACGACGAGTTTGTACTGATTGTGGCGGAAGATGACCGATTCCGGTTGCGTTTACCGGGAAGTTAGTTGAATTCAGTACGACACTCCGATCTAACTGCTTTCTGATTTTCTggtaaaaaaagataaaaagcaGCAGCAATGAATATATGGGCCATttttttgggcttgggcttCGGATTAGAAATCCATCTGTTTCTTTTGGGCTGtttgttataaattaattataaacaaattgaGAATTGATTTAGTCGATAAGAAGTTGATTCATATTTCACAAAAGTATGAGTTCAACTTCAATTGAATTTCTTTGGTGTGTGATCTATAATAGGTGCTAATTAGGAGATTGGTGTGAGATATGTAATTCACTGTTATTAGGACCTTTAAACCCCCCCAATAGGCACCAAATATATCCTCACAACTTAGATTCTTTGGACTTTGTTATGAGATTAATAGTTGTGTTGCTAACGGGACATCTTTTTTTACCGGCACGAGCTACTCCTAAATGGACAATTCGAAGAATCGAATCCAAATTCTTTTACATGTGGAAAAGTTGTCAACTCCACCATGTTGGTTAATCTATgatttcattttgaaaaaaaaaaaaatcacatcttATCGCATAAGAATAAATGCCAATATCAAATTCAAAGATTTACctaattatcttttatttaagATTTGTCAAACGATGTTAAAATGGACTTTCAttttgtataaaataaaataaaattccatGGTGATGATGTATCATGTAAGTAAAACATGATTAAAATTTGTTgtactaaaaaattgaactagtCTCCTCCtaattaattcatttattttttttattgaattattaaaataaaatttttcttaaaaatttgttttattcattGTCAAGTTAATTATAATTTACCTTCCACATTTTAACACAGCTCTGATGAGTGATGACAGTGTACAATACAACCAAACAATTTTGACAATTTTACCTTTTAAATTAAGATTCTTATATCGAAATATTCTCCTCCACTGTACTGTACTGTACATATTTTAGCTCAAAAATGCGACTACATGCAGAGTACCACCGAGAGCTTTTGCTTTAAAGCGTTGAAATAAAGTTTGAAAAGGGAAAGGTAATTAAAGTAATGGTGGTGACAGAGTGAAGCAAAACAAAGATAACCGCTTCAACAATTCGCACATGGCAAACATGCAATTCATATCGATCGATATAAAACAAAACTGAAATTCCGAAAAACGCGGTAACGTTTCTTACTTCAACTTATAACTCTCTTATACTTATCGTTTCACCTCTCGACAACCTTGACGGTAACGAAACCATACCTCGTACCACCgccttcattttctttttctcaggTCACTTTTTCATCCTAAtcgtactttttttttttttgttgagaattATTATTTCTGATTTCTCACGCTAGCTGATCTCATAGGTATAGCgtgaaattaatattttaccgattttctcaaatttgttgattaattaactattattattatgcagAGGTTGATATTTAATTAGGATTTGGAAGTATTGTAAGGGAGAAATGAAATTCGGGGACACATTCAAAGAGTACTTGAAGAAAGAGAAGGAGTTGTTGTTGGATGAGAATTGTGCTCATATTGAATATAACAGGTTGAAAAAGGTGTTGAAGAGTTGTCAGAATTGTAAACATAACAACTCTTCTTCTGATGATGATAACGACCAGTTATGTCAATGTCAATCTTGCTCATGTATGTGtcctgtttttctttttgttttgttgtttttgttttttactataCATTTGGAAATGAACAGGTTAGAATCAAAAGTATTGTTTTTTTgtagtaattaaataaacaatttgTTGTTGTCCGACATGTTGTGCGAGAGTCTTTTAGGTGTCGGACACCGGACACCGTTCCAAGGAGTGTTGgtgtaaagaaaaaataaataaattcggACATATGTCTGAACTATCCGACTCGTGTTGTACGAGTGTCATACAAGTGTCAGACACCCTGACAGTGCGACACACCTGATCATATCATATaggtgtttgtgcttcatatatatataattgaataaTTCATTGACCATCACTGGACTTAATTAACTAAGAATTTAAACATTATTAATCACAGTTTTAGGTGTCCCAATTACATGTAAGTGTAGGTTCTTATGTAATTTTCGCGGGACCAATCAGGGAATTGATTCATTCCTTGTCTGGGTGtggaataattaattaatactagtaTCTCAGATTACTAGAGATTACTTAGTCAAGAGTAAGTAAATATATTAGTGCAAGAAAAGTAGTggttaatattatataaatgtaATGAGAATAAGACTTGGccaaccaaacaaacaaatatagtttAAAATATACCCTCCTCTTCCCTTCCCTCCATCTCCTCCCAACCAAAACATACATGCTGCAATCTGGGATTTTCATCAATGGAAGTTTCTTATGTAGACGGTTCTCTTGTTCCCTCTAATCTTCCGTGTGAAATAACTATGATTTGTGATGGCATCTCAACTAGAAAACATTATGGTTCTTCACTAATTAATAATTTCTTATAAGCTTGTAAATGTTTATGGAAAAGATAAATAAGAGAACTTAAAAAAGGATTTAAATGCAAAATTTAACATTAACTTAGATGAAAAGCTATTGTTTGAAAACACATGGTTTGTAGCAGTTAAGTGTGCTTTGGCGAAAGttgtactaggatgggtgacctcctatGAAGTCCTTGTGTTTCACCTCTTTGtataaaaacttataaaaataaaaacaaactcatggtttgtaaaaaaaaatttcccatgtaattgtttatccaaactgAGTCAGTGCTTATTACCTGAGCTGAGGTTAGTGTTTATTCACAAACATGTGATTGGTCCGAGTGGTAATGTATTCATTCACCTCAAGTAAGTGGTTAGAGGTTTGATCATTGAATCGTGTATGGAAAATTGGTTAAACCAGAGAAACCACCTAGTATGTCCAATGTCATGTTATCCTTTGGAGATTATTCACCGCTAAATGTTTGGGATACATCGCGCCTATAACAtggttataaaaaaatactCGGTGTTTATTTAGTTAATATGGTTGTACCGCAAGAATTCTTCAAATACCGAAGTTAGTAGCCTGTAATTTATTTACTTCTTGCTTTGCTGTCTTCGATAATTTTCTATTGAACAAAGCTTATGTTACCTGCCCTTAGTTTTAAACTGTGTTTAAGAAAAATACTCAAGTATTATTACGTGTCTGTTATTTCaccaaaatatttttactttattCGGTTTAgtaatgtatttttgttttccACTTGCAGTATGTGACCAGAAGTTCTTCTCCGAGTTGACGAAGGAAGCATCAGATATAGCAGGATACTTTAGTTCAAGAGTTCAGCATCTCCTTCACCTTCATATCGCAAAAGGACTGCACAGATATGTATTGCGTTTACGccagtgttttaaaaatgaCAGGGAAACCCTTGTCCAAGAAGGGAGGATTCTAATTAAGTACATTACCATGAACGCAATTGCTGTGAGGAAAATACTTAAGAAATATGATAAAGTACGTATCCGAAGAGTGTTTTTTTGGTTCACTCCGTCATTTACCACTAAATTATCTCCTTTTTTGATAATTTGATCAATTGTTCAATAATGAATACAACTATACAAGAGACTCTATATGAGCTCATATACTTAtagaaatgaagaagaaaacaaGGATAACTAATCTAACTAGAAACAGAATAGCAAACTCGcaacaaactatatatataatgtcCTTTCTATTTTACTCCAGGTGCACAGCTCTATGAATGGGGAGAATTTCAAATCTAAGATGCAGGCTGAGCATATTGAACTTTTACACTCACCTTGGCTGATTGAATTGGGTGCTTTTTATCTGAATTCGAGTGGACTAGATGGTTCTGAGCTGCTTGATGGAGTCCGTGGTCACTTTTCATGTGATTTTAATGTAACGAATGCTGTAATGACATTAATTCTTCCAGATTCTATTAAGCTTGAGTATGATCTAACTTGTGCAATTTGTCTGGTAAGATCCTATTTCCATGCCACACTatgaaaaaacatatattatagTTATATATTTGTATCTCTTATAAATGCTTGGCCTGTGATATGATAGGATTTTGTTTTCAATCCATATGCTTTGAGTTGTGGACACTTCTTCTGCAAGTCATGTGCTTGCTCTGCTGCATCTGTGATGACTTTCCAAGGCCTGAAAGCCGCAAGTCCAGAGTCAAAGTGTCCTATATGCAGAGAGGTATGCATTTTGTACTATTAGAGTTGCTTATATAATAATGACACAATTTACTTGTAAATCTTGACATGAAGGTGTTTGGTGAAGGCGGGTATTTTCTCCGTCTGTGTCACTCTAGATCACTATCAACCACTGGAGCTCTCCTATCGTGACTCCAATTGGATACCTCGCCGATTTTAAACTGGTTAATCCTTGCCGTATCAGTTTTAAGAAGTTTAACAATTTTTCAATACAATGGTGTGACCATTAAAATGCGTCCCACCTTAATCCACTCTCAACTCTCTCTCCTTCACCCTCTCTTAAGCCtgctattttaattttaagcaACCCTTGCTTGTATAAGGAACAACCCTTACAC
This genomic interval from Trifolium pratense cultivar HEN17-A07 linkage group LG6, ARS_RC_1.1, whole genome shotgun sequence contains the following:
- the LOC123890279 gene encoding uncharacterized protein LOC123890279 is translated as MVKTNKKSTGKSPGKGCLVDSPACDNQHEDSDWIIVKKQRVIILVPAPERSSTENEEPNHKHPMPPVTSSNHEELPEETPNENPSCSEQEKTISLAVQKEIRTVRRAPPPLLLESPSVNLPQVDQRIESENPHQLSSSLKSQRLVGVSNTSNFIKQPRTLLAPKRFSNLATLNQGLRASNLQRKLERAGGLNKWLASLGLEQFVRMFQGKIISKYQLVNLTMKKLKDMGASAVGPRRKLIHAMDCVCQPYCFEAL
- the LOC123890280 gene encoding probable E3 ubiquitin-protein ligase BAH1-like → MKFGDTFKEYLKKEKELLLDENCAHIEYNRLKKVLKSCQNCKHNNSSSDDDNDQLCQCQSCSLCDQKFFSELTKEASDIAGYFSSRVQHLLHLHIAKGLHRYVLRLRQCFKNDRETLVQEGRILIKYITMNAIAVRKILKKYDKVHSSMNGENFKSKMQAEHIELLHSPWLIELGAFYLNSSGLDGSELLDGVRGHFSCDFNVTNAVMTLILPDSIKLEYDLTCAICLDFVFNPYALSCGHFFCKSCACSAASVMTFQGLKAASPESKCPICREVGVYSKAVRMLELNLLMKRSCKDYWKERLAREKVDELKQSREFWNLQSTYTIGLL